The DNA segment CCCTTTTATATCTAATATCGGTCTTCCTTGAGGGTCGATTTTGAGACCTCTGCCCCTTCGGGaacgatattttttatttttttttctacaaataGACTAATTCAATTTACAGACGATACTTCGTGTATTACAATTGCAAAAGACGATCTCGAAGCTGTTCAAAACCAGTCATTCAGTACAAGAAATGATGATGTGATGTGAAAGTAATAGGTTATTcccaaatgtagaaaaaactggactattattatttaacaaaaataaacatactatgcaataaaatataaaaaaaaacattaagtaCTATTATTGATGATTGCCACATTATTAGAGATCCTCGGGACTCACTGTATAACACATTTATTTTACTATTatgatgtttttatttttgtttgtactacagagttattcacgagaggggtacttctgaatttttattttgccgcaaccaacaatacaattGCAGTGACTACTAAattaaatgtgttatttcacctatttcttttaaattagaaatcaaagtaagttgaatagatttgtcagaaatgtcagattggcagatgaccagtatttaatcaaaattcaacaaataaattaacaaattaagttaatgtaaaaggtgttcgaagtgtctaccatcggcttgGAATCTTGgaaacatccgcagcggcgacagaattccTTCCAGGCTCCCCAAAATGAGGATCAtatcagtcttttcgtcgttattgtaaaaacatttttttcgaattgacaaagattttttgctttaacgtcaaagagacaggactAAGAGCCGTCGTGGattcaattataattattttcaaaatttgaaatcaagatattgttgcaatgtgtataatgggttgtggcaaaaagaaattcagaaataccttggaaatacccctctcgtgaataaccctgtatacaggggttttttctaaacacgcacaaaaaaattccaaGCTGTTGGGGGGGTTTCAAAAGGTTcaacaaaacttttttcaatcaTCTGAAAttatggggataaattaaatttgtccaTCCCGATTTGCGCCACTAATACAGTACTTTGTTATGTTAgcatacaataattaattattttattattcttgcTAAGCAACCAGCGCTACATCATTAATCACTAATCAGTTAATTACCTTCAGTATCGGCACTGGAAAATTAAAGAAGTTTTTGTTCATGACTTCTACCTCGTCACTAATTATCgtgcatttcaaaaacactctGCATTcagtacaatcgcggccatccaaaagtgaacgatagcttgcgaaaatttccgtatttttcgttagattaaatcaggctgtattcactggcgttcgtgcagcaggcattactattttaataataaaaagttgtattaaataatttttaataaaaatgagactgagaagtaattaatacattattaaaatgaaagtaaactttagtaaagaaacctttccagCACCTATTCGTATTGAtctctcaagcctgttttcttgccaacgcctctttatattgaagatgcaagtcttactgcaatgtaattttcttggcacagcagccaacgaccaattttcttttagctttccaatagccctagctgtctgaatCGCAGTGAGAtgtagcatttaaaaaaatagtttcaataatttttttaacgctaatgtcaaactttgacattttaggacgcctatgatttaaagtaaaaatcaaactataaaaaaaacgttcacttttggatggccgcgatagtacatgtATTGACGAAGCTAATGTCCTGATATCTTTTATCCTGGCACctcaataaattttaccaaaCCTAAAGAGCTAGAGGCATTCAATTTTtggatttaaattattacagtTGAATCAATAAAACGCCATTGctatatttatatattttatcgTATCATTAACGATTATGATCACTTTATGTTAcacatttattgataattatgaAGTCCATAATATTCGAATAACTCAGCTTCCTTAGTCACTTAccgtgaattttttattttattgaacataggattcatggatctgtaggtttggttgcctatttcaaatgaattgacttgtccattttagtactgaacatagccattttacattctatgttcagcgaaataaaaaacgcagtgTATAATACGTTAGTTAGTCATAATAATACATtacagccctttcacaatggcgttaacgttacgtcgatgttaaaacgttaatgttaacgttagatctaattacatgtatttcagtactttttataaattatttccattggctaatgttagaatgtaacgttaagaatccagaacatttctagaactaacgttaacgctaacaatatcatgcaacattaattttcatcataacgtcattgtgaacggtccacaatgaaatacatgtaattttgaatttctagatctaacgttaacattaacgttttaacatcgacgtaacgttaacgccattgtgtatgGGCGTTTAGTTACGCACTCATAATACGTTAGATATATtataaatcacaaaaaaataaaatttgtttcacagtctaggactgatTTACAGATCTATGAGGGACATGATGatcaactcaatagaccgggaccaatggcttaacgtgacttccgaatcacgagccttttttcttatttcgccctgggtcggaatcgaacccgcgaccctcgcgtctctgagccgaaacggactccctataaagctatattctgccttaaatttaatttaaacaacgCTCGGACGTTGTGCAGGTGACTCGGCTAATCGCCTCGTCACCTGGCAACGTCCTCGCATATTATAAATCCCATAATCTCCTCGTTATACATATTAATAGCTATAATCTAGCTCAAAAATATCAGAGATATCCTTACTTTCCTggcacctccaccatttttccaaaagatatacatatttacaatttttgtacCTACTACTAGCGAGACAGTAATTCAATTTCTTCCATTTAACCTGCTACAGTTCTGTCTATAAAAAGCACTTTTCAGATTTGATACAACTGTGGTAATAAAATAACAGAGATATcgtattttttaatggaaaatgtTAACTCTCGGAACTTTAAATTCATTTCGTTCGcctcatttattttctaatcTAGGTATTTATAATTTGCTTGAAATATTACATCCTCatatttgatttgttttttgtacTAGAGGAAATGATTTCCTTTTCAACGTAAATTTATTGATTACGAACACATTCTACCAGTTCCTTCAGGGGGATGACTTAAcagttttcgaaataaaatttgtttgaacTTCTCCCAAAAAGTATTGaactatttttaaactttGCTTTTGACGCAGCAAACTGTAAAAATCCTCGCCATGCCACGAACAATGTTTTTagtaaagtttttattttattaaatcatcaacgactttatcaaaaaatgtaatccaCACCGATCACGTCCGCAAACGTGCCATCATCGTACAATTACTCAATCCCTCAGCTTATGCGacataatataaatttatgaCCTTTTTATTACACCCCCTTTGAATCTCTTTATCATAAAACTCCTCGAAATTCAACACACATCCAGATCccattatcatttttaagggtaataaaattttttcatatTGCGCATATTCATCCGTCTTTTATATTAACTATTTATGACATTTTTGTAATCCGCCATAAATTCGCTCTCGCAGAACAGCTAACTCTATCTGTAGTAATAGTGAAACAGTTTTAAGTATGCCCTCTGTCCACACTCCATTCGCTTTGGGTTTGGCTAGTCAGTTCAGTAGTTGTCACACCTAGTTTACAAAAGTAATGTCCCTTGATGTATCAGACTACCTAACAATGTAGGCAACGTTGTTATCGACTGGTTTTGTAAAATCCATtctaaatgaaacatttcttGATGGATTTTGCAGAACGCGATGTGTAGTGAGATTCAAAATTGACCTGTAGTATCGACTCCTTGTGTTTACTTCCAGctgaaacaaaatttcttaacCGAGACTGTTCTAGATCGGTGCAATCAGAGGGACTTTACTTTTGGGAGCTTTTGCCCAAATACACTGTGTACAGTGCAGTGCGAGTGCAGTGCTGTGTGCAGTGTTGTGCAGTGCATGCAAGAAGACTGATATACTCCTGGATTCCAGATGCATGGAACCGCAGGCCTCCACTCGGCCATGGCCATCAAGCGCCAACGAAGGCTGCGGGAGCAAGCCAAGCGGAGGGCCCTCGAACGCGAAAGACGTCTCTCCTCGCGCACCAGCAGCATGGACAGCATGGACCATCTCGCCACCAAGAAGGTCCCCAACGACGCCCCTCCCGACCACCGCCTGGCCACCTCCATCGGCATGCTGCACATCGGGGTGTGCTTCCTGGTCTTCGGCCTCTTCCTCATCGGCTCGGGCCTGCTCCCCGACGACATGGTCACGTGGAGAGGCGGCGGCGTGTGGAACGAGCTCGTCGCGACCGGCATCTTCGTCGCGGCATTGGGCATCATCCTCATAGCCATCAACCGAGTGATGTCGCGTCGCGAAGAGGAGGACCTCAACGAGTACGTCTCGAGGCAGCTCACCAGGTCGCGGAGCGGACACCGTCTCGAGAGGGACGTCGAGACGGGTTGCCTCACCACGAAGAATCACCGAAGGATTCTGGACAAGAAGCGCGAAGACGAAGAAAGGGGTTTCACGGATATCACTCCGGTGCATTCTCCCCACAGTAAAGTGGCGCCGGTTGCTGTCCAAAACGGAGATGCCCACCTGGAGAAGATCGTCGAGGAAGATGTCTTCGAAAGGAGTGTCGATGAGACGAAACCCCTCGAGAACAAGGAGACCATATCGACCACCACGACTGCCAGTCTCAGTCCGGGGACTCCCTCGGAAACGAGAGAGTTGATCTCCAACGCACGTCAGTACAGTTTCAACTCGAGGCAGTATTAGATGAAGATGCGCCGCAAAGCTCAAAAAGATCAAAAGGACTGACTTAGGTGAAAGGAATTGGTTTGGTTAAGTTTCAACAGGAGTCAACCCGAACCGATCTGAAACACATCtgcatttacatttttacccAGAATTGTAACTCTTTTGACTACGCTAAGCTGTGACAGCTTGACTCGCTTGTTTTCTCCTTGAAAtatcaaaaatacaattttctaCAACTGAGAGATTACTTGTTGAAAGTTTACGCCGAAAGCGAAGGTGATGTGATCAGTAACTTGTAGGTTATGATGTAAAAGCCAGAAGCTGTGCTTGCTCTAAGATTACTTATAATGGACAGAGCTTCTCTCAAAATCTTCGAAGTCACGTTTACGCTTTAGGAAATTGATCAGTAGATAGTTAAGTAAACGAGACTTTGGACACTTCTGAACGGTATTTTGTTGAGCAAAAAGTTGAACCAAATCTCGTTCAGGCTTTTGTGTAAAGTATTTCAGTAAACACGTCAAAAATTATCACATTGGTCGATTTTCGTAGAAGTAGAGCgctatttttatgtttatgagTTGCGACCATGAAACATGTCAGCACTTGAGaagattttttgcaaaaattagattttcgACCACAGTCCGTCCACGGCTTGCATAAATCACACCGGTTCAGAACAGCTATGTATGAAGTGTactaaacgtgcctttttacGGTTCTCCATCCGCTTGTCAAGTCACGAATCAAGACGTTTCCATTTCTTTTGGGTTGAGCAGAGCGatgtgatttttgaggtgtttACGCTACTTTACCTATCGATAAGTAACTGCTACTCAATTTTATCAAATTGTAAGTCATTAGTTTGTAGCTAGAGTCTGTAGAGTATCTTCTCTTTCTCACACTTCTCCTAGTTAGAAACGATTCTGCATATCCGAGCAAATTGATATTTATATATTATACACGTTTTTGAAATCCGAGCACCACTCCAAAATGCACTgtgatttttaacatttttacaattatatagatgtaaatattttgtagcTTTTTCTAAAAGGAAGAAAAACGTGCATTAGCTTGATTCCTTTCGTTTGGTTGTTAGAACAGCTATTTACAATCAAGGAGGACAATCAGAACTTCGTCCCCCAAGATACGACCCCAACATTTTTCTCCAAAGCTAAGCAACTTTCGCCGCTTTGGTTCTCTTGGAAGCAAGATTCACACCTGATGGAGGCTCGGGAAGGTACCGATTTACTAGATCGGTCTGTTTCAGAGCCTCGCAATTTTTCTTGTGTCTACTTATTCATGTGATCAATCTGCAAGGCTGATTTTTCTAACACTTGTTGGCATCTCTTGTGTATCAACGTTTATATCAAACTAGGTTATCGTAGCTCCGATGTTTTGACGTTACCTTACCCCGCTCCGATAATTCGTGACTCGCTCCAAAAATGAGTTGTGGATTATGACTCTGGAAGTTTTACTGTTGGACGGAACACTTTCCTAATCGAATTATTAACATTCCAATTTGATGTAGTTTATGGTAAATATATTCTGTATATGTTTTGTGATGAATGTTCTATCGCAGCACCCGTTAATTAACAAAAGCTTCAGacgaaatatatttattatgatGTTCGTCTTGGTTAATTGTCGTTGCCCAAATCTATAAATTCTCTTcgtgtttaaataatttgtcgaTTTATGTGGTCTggttgtaattttaaaatttgtgtgaatttggaagtTAATGTTGACTTGTTCTACATCCGTTTACTGTTAtacatgtttaaaaaatatataagaCGCACCTACTTggaaaatttgtttactttaCTTAGGACAACGAAGTAACACGAACGGGAGTTTATGGCTTACCTACCTAACTCGTCAGATAAATTACTTCGtcttgacaaaaataaaaaatctaattgactgtatttttaaatacacatgatatcaataaaaatttgtttcacctAATCTGGACTAATGTAGAATTTTACATCGTCATTACAAAGGCGAAAacaaagctttcgaccagacGAAATTCCGTCTGCACAAATgccaaaaattgtaaatgatTTTTCAAGTAAACGTGATACAGGTTAAACTAAGAACTAACGAAATTATTGTGCACTGTATAGTTTAGCTAAAATTATTTGGTCACATTTTTACTTgtatataattatgtattaaaaatatttccatagaTGGTCAAAGAAGTTTACTAGGTATATCTAAAAATCTAACCTATTTACAATTTTGTGCTACGTTAGAGTTCTTTATAGCCATGCATGTTTTCTTACTTTTGTATATACCATGGAACTATTGCATTTCAATAAACGTTATAAAGAAAACacgattttttattaatagatCCTACACTGAAATAATAGtatgtatattatgttatgaggagcaaaaatgaagttttatgtgctgcggctggtagattggctgcagaacgcagtgaggcagacaaaccagccaaagcacataaaaccatttttgctccaaataacatatactattttttcttcaaaccttcataacaaattatttaagacatgttaagaaaccaggtaggaatttcaaatgatttagctagtttactttacagccgctcatcagcggagataataacttcacggacgccctcagcggagataataacttcacagACGCTCCTCAgtggagataataacttcacggacgctcgtcagctcgttagatggcatgacaatgaagtgacactttagcattatcaatgcagcagtgcaatgtcatattttacggacgtttgaagaaaaacattaattaaaagtGTTTCTTATATCGCAATTAAGTATCTAATAGCAACATTTTTCTTAAACTTATTTCTATTTATGGAACactaaatcaaaaattatctattgttttttattctttttatattCATAATATTTCTTCTGTGGATTATCACATCAGTAggtatttttacattaaagtCCCTGCAGCTTAGGCAACCAAAGAAACAAAAGTAACATCAAACCGctattgttaaaataattacactAATGTTactaattaacaatttaaaaaatgtacgtacttggaaatataaaaaaaatctgcagAATATTTACAATCAGAACAAAGCAAAGTTTTGGACTCTCTAGAGTCAGTCTTCACTGTTCcaactaaaattaatgaaaaaatgattcgctcaaaaattaaacttaacCTGTTTTGGTATAAATCTTGAATAAGTAGAAATTTTGGATTTAAAatgttccattttttttattttgttctgtAATGCCTGCATTTTAATTATACCTTACTGCATCGTAatgtgcattttttaaagcatttcATGAGAAATTATTCTTATTGGGAGAAGTAagtgaattaaaaaagatgtcactataaaatttaaaacaaaataaatgtgggTGTATgaaatataccgggtgactgacgaaaagcCCTTGACGCtatatcttgcttattttttatccaatttgaataattaacaaataaacactagcctgaaaaatattttcaacaagcAGAAAATATGGTATAAATTGGGGGAGTGAACTTGagccattttaatttttcatactTATTATTcttatattaagtataacataattacataaacatttttgttttataatacaaaaatttccgataatattgcggaatctggaaaagtgccccgaatgcttgcagcgtttccacgttgaatggcaagggaaatcctctcgaaaaggaatttctttgattttgaatcgcctgattccgcgataagtcggtttccgatgacattaatgaaatcgatggcttctttgcaccaagggcctaaggtttcaaatgctaaacctttaaacacgtagtttgacgaaatgattgaactatattt comes from the Tenebrio molitor chromosome 9, icTenMoli1.1, whole genome shotgun sequence genome and includes:
- the LOC138138109 gene encoding uncharacterized protein translates to MHGTAGLHSAMAIKRQRRLREQAKRRALERERRLSSRTSSMDSMDHLATKKVPNDAPPDHRLATSIGMLHIGVCFLVFGLFLIGSGLLPDDMVTWRGGGVWNELVATGIFVAALGIILIAINRVMSRREEEDLNEYVSRQLTRSRSGHRLERDVETGCLTTKNHRRILDKKREDEERGFTDITPVHSPHSKVAPVAVQNGDAHLEKIVEEDVFERSVDETKPLENKETISTTTTASLSPGTPSETRELISNARQYSFNSRQY